From the Candida dubliniensis CD36 chromosome 2, complete sequence genome, the window TTAATTCCTTAGAGCCTAACAATCCCCCCTCAAGTAATCCATTGTACATTAACTATAAATTCCACCACCTTATACACATACGAAAACTCCAATCTAGTACATCTTGTAAACAGCAGTAATGTCAATTGCTCTGAAATAGTTTCACAGGAGTTGGGTTTAATCAATGCGTCTAAAACATTAATTGGATCAATACCAATTTCTTCAAGCAATAGTATAAAGCTCTCAATGTATTTCATGAAAAAATTGCTAGCAAACCAAGATGGGAGCCGTGACTTGATAACTGTTGTCGCTATTGTCCATGTTCATGCCAACAAAACATTGGTGTTGAATATCTTAAAGAATATAATGGATAAATATATCGAATATAAACGAGAATTAGAATCCAACAAACCAGTTTCAGGACAACCGTCTAAAACGAAATTGGGAGAATTCAAATTGTACATGaaccaaataataaa encodes:
- a CDS encoding synaptobrevin (v-SNARE), putative (spliced gene;~Similar to S. cerevisiae NYV1;~CGD describes this gene as the orthologue of NYV1 (Q12255), but Fasta and Blast alignments suggest it is more similar to SNC2 (P33328)) — translated: MSQTDLHKHLIHCTLTINSTTLYTYENSNLVHLVNSSNVNCSEIVSQELGLINASKTLIGSIPISSSNSIKLSMYFMKKLLANQDGSRDLITVVAIVHVHANKTLVLNILKNIMDKYIEYKRELESNKPVSGQPSKTKLGEFKLYMNQIIKYEEMNYDSNEHVYNYGSTNENNEEGHPADQINPNQLLLANEEVDEVRSLMLENINKLLSRGDKINSLVDQTDRLNTSSSVFQKRAQQIKRKMWFMKTKFLLSISGGVLLILYLFIGSECGFPAFSHCIRN